In Miscanthus floridulus cultivar M001 chromosome 5, ASM1932011v1, whole genome shotgun sequence, one genomic interval encodes:
- the LOC136451427 gene encoding uncharacterized protein translates to MAPNGDAAVVAAAQAAAPAPAAPKKQAARWQSSKPRRISMEGLQRAMSDLALELSRDSKKAEAADAAAAAAAKAQPPQLPAIAEQQQQQQAEELARCECCGMQEECTPQYVRHVRDRYCGRWVCGLCAAAVNAEAERAAGGRTRTVEDALAAHMAVCGRFNRVGRANPVLMQTEAMREILRKRCRSNSPRDHGGPAGALARSSSCISAITKDFN, encoded by the coding sequence ATGGCGCCAAATGGAGACGCAGCAGTCGTCGCGGCCGCACAggcagcggcgccggcgccggcggcaccGAAGAAGCAAGCGGCGCGGTGGCAGTCGTCGAAGCCGAGGAGGATCTCGATGGAGGGGCTGCAGCGCGCCATGTCCGACCTGGCCCTGGAGCTGTCCAGGGACAGCAAGAAGGCCGAGGCCGCcgacgctgccgctgccgctgccgccaagGCCCAGCCGCCGCAGCTGCCGGCGATCGcggagcagcagcaacagcagcaggcgGAGGAGCTGGCGCGTTGCGAGTGCTGCGGCATGCAGGAGGAGTGCACGCCGCAGTACGTGCGCCACGTCCGGGACCGCTACTGCGGGCGCTGGGTGTGCGGGCTGTGCGCGGCGGCCGTCAACGCCGAGGCCGAGAGGGCCGCCGGCGGCCGCACCCGCACGGTGgaggacgcgctggcggcgcacATGGCCGTGTGCGGGCGGTTCAACCGCGTGGGGCGCGCCAACCCCGTGCTCATGCAGACGGAGGCCATGCGGGAGATCCTCAGGAAGCGGTGCAGGTCCAACAGCCCCCGGGACCACGGCGGCCCCGCCGGCGCGCTCGCCAGGAGCTCCAGCTgcatctccgccatcaccaaggacttcaatTGA
- the LOC136451428 gene encoding uncharacterized protein, with amino-acid sequence MAPLSWRHHTLLQALLTRGPLSDRDFRAVFAAISGKNPATHHQLFNDTLLKLNKELAYLQFELRACMNQYDGMVYYGVVNNIADEESKLGTKYSVPQVAYYKGLLEAVVQEAGNDGTITSIDALNVRLDNQVCFTTILGT; translated from the exons ATGGCGCCCCTGTCGTGGCGGCACCACACCCTGCTGCAGGCGCTGCTCACCCGGGGCCCGCTCTCCGACCGCGACTTCCGCGCCGTCTTCGCCGCCATCTCCGGCAAGAACCCCG CTACTCATCATCAGCTGTTCAACGATACACTTCTCAAGCTCAACAAGGAGTTAGCATACCTGCAGTTTGAGTTGCGAGCATGCATGAACCAGTATGATGGAATGGTGTACTATGGAGTAGTGAATAACATTGCCGATGAAGAATCGAAGCTCGGAACAAAGTATTCTGTGCCACAAGTTGCATACTACAAGGGGCTG ttagAAGCAGTTGTTCAGGAAGCTGGAAATGATGGGACCATAACCAGTATTGATGCTCTCAATGTGCGGCTTGACAACCAGGTTTGTTTTACAACCATTCTGGGCACATGA